From the genome of Capsicum annuum cultivar UCD-10X-F1 chromosome 4, UCD10Xv1.1, whole genome shotgun sequence:
CTTCtgcacaaataaaaatttatttaaaattattcaattatgtGATTAAGaactataataattataaaaattataatgatAATACATTTAATACGCCGGTCATTAGATTATGttaattataaagtaaaatatattatataaattatattttttgaatttaaattattatattttatatcatgAGTTTAGTTCCGGGCTTAGCACGGGCCTCATGAAACAAGTTATATTTATAGATAAGGGAGaatcataattttgatagtcCTCTCAAGGACTTTTTagatatttcactttttttttataaagtaaaGTTGCTATATATGTCAAATTTGTAGTGTATTAAtggttttattttcttgtatatttttatttttttctctgttCTTGTTTTGTTAAGACCATCTCCACTTGGTCTTTCGTAATTGGTttctttttgatatttattgGATTTCCTTTTAATTATAACttcttttatttataaaaaataattactttaacttgaagaaaattatgccaaaataacttttaatacgaaattaaagtttgcaataattttttactacaccgttgaaatatttttaaaaacttatttattttttttaaaaaatataagtactaaatagggcaacttaataaataatatcttatatttattatttttcttagtgaaaattaaaaaaagtaaattaataattaaaatgggaTGAAAAGCTTATTCTTTAAAGGGCATGTAAGAAAATAACTATGACAAGTAAATGGGTAATGTATTACTGTAATTCAATTACTATTTAATGTCCTTATTCATCATTGTTAAATTAATTTGTGTTAAGACTCTAAAttaatattctaattattttaatataaacttgaagtcatagaaatatttgttgtattaaataattctataagaagaaaaaaaattcattaaaaaaaatattttatctatactaacaaattgataaaagtaccgtattttcttatttattatttttgtcgaatcataattatttatatacttatcttaaaaattatttatcttcaagaattatttatatatctaattctctgaaaatatatttatttctcaaaaataatattctaaTTTAAATTATACAATTATATGATTATCAACTTAAATAATTATGAAtacttatcaaaaaaatatgtttaatatttcattaaataagattaattataagataaaaatataatataaattaatgttttatttttttattttgaatttgggcTCGGGCTTAGCACGACCTAGGTGGAACTAGTAACTAATTAAAAGCACGTtcctttaaattttcttttaatctCCCTTCTTGAATAAACTctctaaaaattttctttaatcaaaattttatcttCATTCTACGAAGAAATCAAGAGCAGATAAAATGAAAACTTATGATACTCATATGATGTTTGTTAGGATGTGCCCGGATAAATTGGTGGATGAACAGCGATAATATGAAGTTCAAGGAGATCGAAAATGGTAGAGTGGTGGCAAGCGGAGTCCATTCTGAAAGATGAAAGGggaaaaattgaaatgaaaaagaaaaaagagcaattttataattaaaaaataaaaaatattttacaaagttGATTTACGTACTTAACCATGAGTAATCACTTTCTCTTTCACATTTGCATGAGATGTTTATATTTACTAAGATTATAATACATGATAGAAAAATAGGTAAATTGagttgttaaagtaaaagataaaCAAGTTTAACAGGTTGCTCATAACTTTAGCCTAAATGCATTTATAAGATCAAAgtgtctaaaaaaaaaaaaaaataggactGTCAAAATAAAAGATGCGATCAAGTTTTAAGAGGCTGCTTATGACTTTAGCCTACTATGATTTGACAGTTATTTCAAACTTTTGGGGACAATCTACCCAGTAATTTGCGACACGTGGTGAGGTGAGGATTCTTGTCCAAAGCATTATACGTCGTTAACATATTTCAGTATGCTTTTGTCCTTATTCCTTGCCGTTAGTAATATGTCATTATGATGTAGCAACAGGCAGACTTGGACAAAACCAATAGTTTGGCCATAGTAATGTCATACTACTAAATTTAACTTACCGTGTTAAAATACTTATCTTAAGATTTTGACTCTTTTTAATTAGATCATCATTAAATGTattcattctcttcttcttgcAAATACCATAAGCATTCTGTTTCAGagaaaacaaagtaaaaatgAGTTCCATTTGTGGTGAAAATTTAGACAAACCTAGGCCTCATGCAGTTTGCGTACCATATCCAGCCCAAGGCCACATTAGCCCAATGCTAAAGTTGGCCAAAATCCTGCATCACAGAGGCGTTCATATCACCTTTGTAAACACAGAACACAACCATAAGCGTCTCTTGAAGTCTCGAGGCCCTGATGCCCTCAAGGGCTTGCCATCTTTTCGATTCGAGGCCATTCCGGATGGCCTCCCACCATGTGACCCAGAGGCCACCCAAGACATTCCTTCTCTTTGTGAATCAACTACCACTACTTGTTTAGATCCTTTCAATGAGTTGCTTGCAAAGCTCAAAAATACTGAAGTGCCACCTGTCTCGTGCATCGTTTCTGATGGTTCAATGAGCTTCACTCTCTCTGCTGCTCAAAGTTTGGGTATCCCTCAAGTTTTCTTTTGGACCCCAAGTGCTTGTGGTTTATTAAGTTACATGCATTACCACGATCTTGTTGAGAAAGGATACACACCACTTAAAGGTATATATGTTTTCCCCATTTTAAAATGACCTCCGTTTCCCTGTATCATTCTTTTAAAGTTTCTTGGGGCTTAAATTTGGTTTATACTCCGTAATATCTTCGGTTAATCTTCTTGGATGGTTGCAGATGAAAGTTACTTGACAAATGGGTATTTGGAGACAACTTTGGATTGGATACCAGGCATGAAAGGAATACGTTTGAGGGATCTTCCAACTTTCATTAGAACTACAAATCCAGATGAATATATGAtcaagttcattatccaagaaaCGCAGAGAAGCAAAACGGCTTCAGCTATTGTTCTTAATACATTTGGACCATTAGAGAGGGAAGTTCTTGAATCACTCCTGGGCCTTCTTCCACGGGTTTATGCCATTGGGCCCTTACATCTTCTCATGGAACACGTTGATGACAAGAACTTGGAGGACTTGGGATCGAATCtatggaaagaagaaaccaagtgTATAGACTGGCTTGATTCCAAGAAATCAGAGTCTGTTGTCTATGTCAATTTTGGAAGCATCACTCTCATGACTCCGGACCAACTTATGGAATTCGCCTGGGGACTTGCCAATAGCCAGATGGTATTTTTGTGGATTATTAGGCCTGATATTATATCAGGCGAACAGGTAGTTATTCCACCTGAATTCCTGGAAGAAACTACAGAAAGAGGGATGCTAGCAAGTTGGTGTCCACAAGAACAAGTCCTTAGTCACCCTGCTATTGGAGGGTTCTTGACTCATTGTGGATGGAATTCAACACTTGAAAGCCTTAGTTGTGGGGTGCCAATGATTTGTTGGCCGTTCTTCGCAGAACAACAGACAAATTGTTGGTTCTGTTGTAAGAGATGGGGAATTGGAATGGAGATTGACAGTAATGTGAAGAGGGACGAAGTTGAAAATCTTGTGAGAGAATTGATGATAGGGGAGAAAGGCAAAGAGATGAGGAAAAAAGCATCGGAATGGAAGAATTTGGCCAAGGAAGCTGGTAAAAAACCAACAGGATCATCTTATGTTAACATAGATCAATTGATCAATGAAATTCTACTCTCCCCCATACCCAAGCAATAGTAGTACTAATCAATAGCTGGTTGATTTTCCTTTTTCTGTATGTTATAcgatgaataaaacaaaaatgctCTCTTGTTTCCTCATAAGTTCTACTAAATGTGCTTTTGATACCATATGGTCGCAATTCATAGTTATAATGCTCACTTTCACTATTCTTATTTAACACTTCAAGGTTTCATTTGCATATTTATGATAAATTTTGTTTACAGATAGTACTAACACAGAGAACACAAAAGGGCATCATAATAGAAACACGTGAAGGATTAGTATTATAGACACCTGCAATTTTGAAATCTTCCCGCACCTCTTTCTGACCTCTCCTTCATAAGCTTAATTTGCTCTTTGTCTCCTTCTTCATAAGCTTAATATTTGTCCCTGCAATATTATCTTCATATTAGACATACAAATAGTCttagatcaacaacaacaacaacaacaacaacaaacccagtgtatttccacttagtggggtctggggggtaagatgtacgcagtccatacctctacctctgatgaagtagaaaggctgtttccgaaagacccccggctcaagtcacgagatatcacacaaacacatagtacagcacagaagcagatgacataacatagatacggcacccacaaggaatataaaacagagtaaagcaggaatgcaggaatataaagcagaggaaagcacacagattcgtaataaacatggaacacggaacaagaaacactgaatacggaatcataacaggactacacccccaccaattaattccctacactagcgacccgaactggccctaatcctctgccgtaattcgcatcttccagaccttcctatctagggtcatgtcctcggtgagctgtaactgttccatgtcccgcctaatcacctcaccccagtacttcttcggtctaccccttccccgtctaaaaccatccaacgctagcctctcacacctatggaccggggcatccatgcccctcctcttcacgtgtccgaaccatctcaatcgtgcttcccgcatcttacactccactgaagtcacaccaaccttctcccggatagtctcattccgaactctatcccctcgggtcagtccacacatccagcgcaacatccgcatttctgccaccttcattttttggatgtgggagttcttaactggccaacactccgctccatatagcaaggccggacggactaccaccctatagaatttgcctttaagcttgggcggcaccttcttgtcacacagcacccccgatgcgagtttccacttcatccattccgccccaatacggtgcgagacatcctcgtcaatctcaccgttactctggatcacggacccgagatacttgaacttatccctcttccctacctcctgtgcttctagcgtcactcctacctcattctcccgcctcacgacattaaacttacattccacatactctgtcttggttctgctcaccctgaaccctttagactccagagtttgcctccacaactctaatttgtcattcacaccccctcgagtctcatctatcaggactacatcgtctgcaaaaagcatacaccacggcacctccccttggatgcgccgcgtcaacacatccattactaacgcaaacaaaaagggactaagagtagatccctgatgcaatcctgtcaggacagtgaaatgctctgagtctcctcccgccgtcctcacctgggttttcgctccctcatacatatccttaattactctgatatatgcctgcggtactccactcacctccaagcatctccaaagcacttccctggggactttgtcgtacgccttttccaggtcgatgaacaccatgtgcagatccttcttcctctccctatactgctccaccaacctccgtaccaggtggattgcctccgtcgtcgagcggccgggcattagatcataaaagaataataattcaATTTGTTTGACTTGAAAAGcttttaataattttatctttttaaaaataaacaatacCAGTTCTACACTATGTCATCCAGGTATGCTCTCAAAAAGCATTGTGTTCGggataaaataggaaataaaagaacaataaaaaCCAAGTCAATCTAATTAAGCTTTCAAAGAacactataaaagaaaaaggtaAATAGTGGGAGCTTGAAACCACAATTGCGGAGGTTATAAGCCTTTGCTATGTTGTCAGCAAACAATGTAGGTTTTTAGCCTCCATAAATTGCAATTTTAACCTTCACAATTCACCTTTTTTGGTAGTGAAAGATAGtatcatttataaataatataacgCTAAAGTAAGAATTACATGCCTTTCAGGTTTACAATATTACACGATTTTCACAACATGATTTTTGATTACttatttcaaatcttaaataAATGCTCGAATTAGGACCTGCGAGTCATGTTATACTTTACTACAAGGTAACTTGCAGAATGCACAACGAAACAAAACTAacaaatatttgtttgaaattaaaatttaacaaCATCAACTTCAAATTACAAAATATGTTTGGAAGCCTTGCTACCTGTTTGTCATGTTTCTAGCTAGTAGCATATGCTTAATCACTGAATAGTACAGTTTCGTGAAGAATGTCACCATGGAAAGACTGACGCAAGTTAGCCCTTTCAAAAGGTAATGAGTGATGCAACAATTATCCTTCCTTGAATGAACTTGAAATATTCACTTGCAAAATAACTTTAAGAATAActctaataaataaaataattcaaaccagCCAATCTACAATAGAACAACCTGCAATGatcatgtaacaccccgtaacATTCTCGACTTAGTACCTCACTTAGTAGCATGCTTAAAGAGCTAGCAtcctgaaatttttctaagtgttaaaaaggaCTTAGTCAAATTTTAGGCccttaacttcaatgatttttaaatcGATCTTTCCGACCCCGAGACGTAGATTTTTTAATTGATTCATGTTCGGGGGTGTAACGTGGATGTCTCAggggagtttcaaatttttcggaCGAGGTTTGAGACGTGATTGGATTCCCAaaccagtagctcaccgcgattgtACCGTGTCGCGGTGTCTATGGCGGTAAGCCACTTGGCGCGTCATAGTAGGGCCTCAAATCGGGTTTCTGCTGAAAGTTTTAAAATCGAGAGGCAGTCTCGTCTTATCCCTACAGCCCCAAGTCGTGAAAACTGAAGATTAAAACGTTTATAAGGAAGtaatcaatttttttcaaaatcaaaaccctaaccctttcccaaagatcaagaatcaagcttctaagccaagaatttcaagaaacaaGTCAAGATTCGGGTCCTATTCTTTGAACTaagaaatctaaggtatgtgggactaccctAAACTCCATGGAAATAAgttttcttgtttttatcaagATCAAAGACATATAATTTTGTTTACAAAGAATGTCTGAGAATATTTCAAAAAGCTTGTATCATGGAATTGTCTTAATGAAAGCATGtgttgttttgaattgatttttgtgaaatttaaatatatatatatatatatatatatatatatatatatatatatatatatatatatatatatatgatttcgtTTGTAGTGAAAGGTTTAATGGAGAGCATGATTTATAAGACCTCCCTCTCAAtgtggatttttcttgatttatgtgatatgTGGTATTCACTTGCATGTTTTGAACTTCATTGTCAATTGATAGTTAGCCACACTTGGATTGAGATTGTTTGTGAATTGATGAGAGGGGGGTCATTTTGTTTTAGCTATATCCTTGCATGAAAACAAAGAATTGCATAAGGTTAAATAATTTATATGGCCACCACATGTTTAAGTTATAAATCTTTTGGGTGGTTATTTACATGTTTGGAATGAGAATGAGCTCTGGaattgatatgaatgacttgcaagtctgggtatgacgatacccgatGATAGTGTGCCCTTAATGAAATAAATGTTGAGTGTTGTGAAGGCATGAAAGCATGGttttaaagaattgaaaatttgGGCTAAGAGGGGGTTAGATGGTTACCTAAAAAAAGCACGAGTAGTGAGACTCAATGCTGAAAATCGTGGTTTGCCGACACGGGGTTACGGTACACTGCTTCGTGGTCtggtgtaccttgattcatgtcttACTAACCCGGGACTaaggttaggagccctgctttgtggactggtgcactaccatgacatgttgatttgattgggaaTATGACACCATTTTGTTTGGTCTTGCGTGTCTCCCTTACTAATACAACAATCCTTGCGGTAAACTTGAAttggggcttggccgccgagttaagggagaatcctatatagcccgtgggatgaTAAGGATTGTAGGGCGTACCATCTAACCCAGAATTAAATAGAGAATGAGTCACGATTTCCAAgagttattgaagttcatttcagtatgcccatgtgttttcacttatgcattatgctcattgttttataaaatgctctcattatattgtataaaaacatgttatttggggttgtttcacataccagtataattgtattgaccccctatatttcaggatctaagACTCAATTCCGAAGTGctgctaagcagtagattggtgtGTCTGagatttgcagttggtgagcctcccctaTTCTAGAAAGCCGAATTTATAAggcattgttatttattttgattcatggtctgaCCGAGGCCCTTGTCCCAGTTTTGCTTTAGGTAGATGCTGATTCTTGTAATTGGTAGAGATTTAGTAGACTGGTGTCAGATATTATGAATGTTAAGAGTTTCCTTTCGTATTGTCcaattgaattatgaaattgaCCATATTTTTGTATGTTAAAACTTCCGCATTTCTTTATATTGtttaaatattgtgcatgattgccAGAAAGTAAAAGGGTGCCCGGGCCTTCATGATTCGGGATGCTCGTCGCGGCCTGGATCTTAGCTCGAATCGTGACAGATCAACAAAcctaaaattaataaaacataaaaattatgaggaaaaaaattacaaaaatgaaaCACGAGATCAAACCAACCAACAGTTTAAGCACATTTAATAGTCATATTTCCCTAATTAAGTtagtaaaaatattaaacaatGATCAACAACATAATATTCCaacttaaattaatgaaaattgaaacaaacaaacaaaacaaaacaacaacaacaaagcaAGCCTATCAGAAAGGGCTACCAATTTGTCGACATCTCTTCCTTCTCTATCCAGAAGATGAACATGTACATAGCTTTACATACGAGCAATTCTTAGTTGACACAGAGATACTTGTGGTACCTGTGCTAAACAAAGGCAAGGAAACTGTTAAGGCCTATTTCCCGATAGGAGAAAGCTCTTCATGAAAGCATATTTGGATTGGAAAATTGTATTCAACACAAGGTTCTGAAGCTTGGGTGGAAGCACCAATTGTCTATCCTGCCACTTTTGTTAAAGAAGGATCTCCTGTTGGAGAAGAAAACGTTAGAATGGAAGAAAggaaatttatgaaaattaattaaattcttGATCAGTTTCAAAAATGACTTTAAACTctttattatgatgatttattagTCCAATTCTGCATTGTCTTCAAGACTCCTCATTTGGTAACTTGTTCATATTTAATAAATACAATTAATGCCAAAAGAGATAacttttatcttttgaggatttttggatagaaaaagagaaaaaaaatcaaaattatgagaaaaaaataaatagtaatactaATCAATAAGGCATCCCACATCAACATGTTTATACTcaactttattattatataatagagattCGTgtgttaaaatatatttttctttttaggttttcTTATTCGTTTTCTTCATTTTTCCTTTGGGGCTTTTCCTCCCTCTTTCTTGTTCGTCTTTTTACTGGTAACCTTTTCCTCACTAAACAGACAACATATTCAGATCGAGTAGTTTCCGGCAATGTAACAATTAATCTACATGATACACCTTATTTTTGTAGAGAAATTCATTGGTAGTTTGGTATAAAAGTATAAAACAGAATGGGATGAGAACAGGAGGAATAAAATTGAGGTTGAGGGAAAATTTTCAGTAGCCAGCTTGTGGATCCTCTTttgccaaaaaaaattatattatttttatatggttaaaattattttatatatatatagatatatatatatataattgatgttgaaccCTTCTTTAACTAGttcatattttttactttttttttttttttaattttgagttttgtgCACTGTCagtgtataaaatattttatactatcAGGTAAACTGGACCTGCAATGTTActcaatttttaatataaaaataaataaaaaattgggtaACCTGCTATTTCCAGATTAAATTTACATGATAGTGTAGAGTATTTAATACACTGGCCATGAACAAAACTTAAATTCtactccctctgtttaaaaaagaatgacttactttctttctttaagaccacaagattaaaggacattttgatacatttgacataactttaatttagaaccacaaattcaaaagtcttctttattagCTTAAACTCCGTATCAAGTCAaattagatcattcttttttaaatggagagagtattaaatattgaaaattttggcTTAGCATTTGCAACACCATTTTTTCCATTAGGTGATTTGTTAGTTTTCCTTATCTCAACGGGTATGCATTATTGAgttatttttatcactttttttctcatgtttttctGCGTTCAAGTGTGTTATAaagttttgaaagatattttgctggaataatattataaaatcatTCTGAGATGATGGTgattgaaattttttctttttaaaataatatcacTCGGCCCTCATAAGATTGATTCTCCATTTTGAGGAGGGTATTAAATTCAATACGGAAAAAAATATATAGGAGGTAAAAAATCGGCCATAAAGTTAGAATGAGTGATCTGTTATGATATGTATcaattatagtaaatgtctatcaagatctatttgatgtctatcaggatttgatgtatttgtcttttagtgtgaaactaggggcaacaGTTTCAATtaaaatgtctatcaagatctatttgatgtctatcaggatttgatgtatttgtcttttagtgtgaaactaggggcaacaGTTTCAATTAAAAGATTTCAAGATTACAAGTCTATTCATGAATACAATTCTGCCATGgtcagaatttcttctcaattgaaactttGTGGAGAGACgatcaatgataatgatatgatgaaaatatgctgtccacttttcatgcctcgaatgtgctaTTACAACAGTaatatcgagaaaaaggtttcaagaagtatactgaactgagttgtcatcttctcgtggctgaacaaaataatgatttgttgattaAAAATTATGACAACCGACCAACTGGATCCGCATcattccctgaggtgaatgatgtgcacGCTCATCATGCTAGGCGTGGAAAAGGTCGTGGCCCTGGTCGTGGACGTGGTCGTGGTCGTGGTcatgatgaccaagaaagaaaccctattccgggtgttaatcattcatctaacaaaagaagaaaagatgagaaacgtgaaACAATTACTTGTTTTCGATGTGGTTGAAAAGGACATTATTCACGTAATtgtcgtgctctcaagcacttggttgatctttatcaagcatcattaaagaagaaagagggaaatcccgaggctaactttctctctgaaaataatgttgacatcacatgcttggatgtagcagacttttacgagcaccctgaaggaaagattgatcacttgattggtgatgattccgtaaacatggaagaatgaatgatttttaattttattttatttttattaagagttagtgaataaagaatcatgtaaaagtagttgtttgcatgagtattagtttttgataatattaattagtttaattacattattgttatttattattgaatagacaaaatattataaaaattaattagatgaataacgtaccaAAAccacaacaatacaaagaattaaaataaataatatctgaaaaacgtaaagaattaaaaataaggatagaaagactactgtataacataattgtcggagttagtaaaaatttaataaatgcacaaaaagaagaaatatcaaatttagaatcaacaatagatagtctagaatatacatatcaacataacctatatacatttaaataaaatgaacaaagaagaattcataataaactaaaaaatatatgaaaatcatgaaggattaaaaataaaaatagtattctctaatttaggaagaagatataagaaaataggtgaacttttatatttaatgttagaaaaaaaagaattaaaattagaagataagttggcagccacggtaagaatagaaagagaaaacgaagagatagacaaaaaaaaaggaaatagataaaataaaacaacaaaccacagaagaaatacgaaaaatagaagaaactaaaaatagtaggattgttgaattagaaaaagaactacaaatgctaaaagatttatatgaaaagagacagaaagaaaagaagaaaaagaagaaaaagataaagaacaaaaattattgaacgagataaatcaatttaaagaaaaattagaaataaaaaataaagatctagaaaccagtgaattagaaataaatgctgaaaaaacagataattatgattcggaagatagtgaaacatatacagaaattctagaaaacataggaaaactagaatttaatgaaaaacaagaagtaattaataaagaaaatctaaaactaataaatacagaagtaaatactctagaaaaaaatataatacctagtacatcaaaaataagaaaaccaatctataattacaaaaataagtttaaaagatataatccaaaggatgaatataataaatggacaccaaaacaaataattaattacaactttttagatttagactgtgtaatagatacaaataaaacaatacaactatgggtaggatacatgtcaaaacaattattagataataaaatagatacaacaaacacacctaaacatatagaaaagacattaataggaacattaaaattatgatttttaaacctagccgaagcaagtaaaaaagtactaagatctgataataaaacagaagaaaCATCAACACCTACTAAAATACCAccaacataaatattgaaaaaatatgaaatagctataagagatgaatttagtagtgtaacaacagaagaagaagagcaaaataaagaaaaagatataaatagaaatttaatgttaaaactagcaatatgtaatatgtgctatatagatgagtatacgtgcgcatttaaagaatattattataacgtaacatataatatagaagaaagtaaagaaataagaagattaaatTTTAGTagattacctgaaccatttagtttaaaactaataaagagttgggatgaaacaaaaatagtagataccctaggagcaagaataaaatttttacaacaatggtatagaaatctatgtgaaaatatagagaaaaataaaaatgaaaaaaacaacaacaacaacaaacccagtgtattcccacttagtgggggaaaaaatgaaaaaaaacattaataagaaatttagc
Proteins encoded in this window:
- the LOC107867341 gene encoding 7-deoxyloganetin glucosyltransferase; this translates as MSSICGENLDKPRPHAVCVPYPAQGHISPMLKLAKILHHRGVHITFVNTEHNHKRLLKSRGPDALKGLPSFRFEAIPDGLPPCDPEATQDIPSLCESTTTTCLDPFNELLAKLKNTEVPPVSCIVSDGSMSFTLSAAQSLGIPQVFFWTPSACGLLSYMHYHDLVEKGYTPLKDESYLTNGYLETTLDWIPGMKGIRLRDLPTFIRTTNPDEYMIKFIIQETQRSKTASAIVLNTFGPLEREVLESLLGLLPRVYAIGPLHLLMEHVDDKNLEDLGSNLWKEETKCIDWLDSKKSESVVYVNFGSITLMTPDQLMEFAWGLANSQMVFLWIIRPDIISGEQVVIPPEFLEETTERGMLASWCPQEQVLSHPAIGGFLTHCGWNSTLESLSCGVPMICWPFFAEQQTNCWFCCKRWGIGMEIDSNVKRDEVENLVRELMIGEKGKEMRKKASEWKNLAKEAGKKPTGSSYVNIDQLINEILLSPIPKQ